A region of Rhodamnia argentea isolate NSW1041297 chromosome 9, ASM2092103v1, whole genome shotgun sequence DNA encodes the following proteins:
- the LOC115728082 gene encoding pentatricopeptide repeat-containing protein At5g41170, mitochondrial-like: MSASLRRVRNPPLHYSASIPLSQPKAHTSIHFTVSHLHEPLAPRAHFGRSLSHFSCCSSSPDGSPGFDFLRQFLPHSSSRANNLNFLNSHERRRLIVGLSRLIKRRQGYTLKAFFGTFCPFFLAKILKNLQSRHTAFAFFKLVFLGDSDEEVRSCCVAAHILAAEDIRLLAQDITSWVISRIGSCRSKELVEFMWEKHHLYETDFSVLDTLMRAFLNVGMIEEAVRILSRMREMNLMPSESAMVILLKSLLRVGDFSNLWKLFRDMISRGPFPSDKSVNVVLLGFCRKGHVTIAENLCHVMGKFGFKPDVYSYNILIGAYCTGGRALVAINWVYLMIGRGCRPSNVTFNTVISALCKDGNVARARQFFDSVPEMGLSRNTFMYNSLMDGYVKSGDILQANMLYEEMRSNGISPDCVTFNILVGGNYKYGREEYGDRLFKDMLASNLLPKSSLYDITVAGMCWTGQIDEAEELLRDILEKGEPVNLTAFNTVIASYGRVGMHDKAHEIYQLMMRFGLSPSSSTSSSLLLGLSKKGRLREAKGLLYDMMERGFPVNKMGFTVLLDGYLKVGDITQAQSLWDEMELRGISPDAIAFSAYINGLSKAGFVEEAYEIFQEMLRKELVPNSYIYSALISGFCDCGKLKQAVTLEREMRQKGLLPDVFTSNAIIDGYCKHGKLKSAMDAYIDMHRIGLTPDIVTYNTLINGYCKAFDMAMADKFMNEIYASGWNPDITTFNIRIHGFCCSRKMSRAVMTLDELAAAGVAPNIVTYNTMMNGICRDMLDRALIVTAKLIKMAFIPNVVTVNILLSQFFKQGMPERTLWWGQKLSEIPFCFDEVSNRIIERAYESMQNSAELFRGASEKRLFLDSLMYITYDYMYRNRQLSEPSHSAIYLYE; encoded by the coding sequence ATGTCAGCTAGCCTGCGCCGTGTGCGCAACCCTCCACTGCATTACTCCGCCTCCATCCCTCTATCCCAACCAAAGGCGCATACGTCCATTCACTTCACAGTCTCTCACCTCCACGAACCCCTAGCTCCTCGAGCCCATTTCGGGCGCAGCCTGTCGCACTTCTCTTGCTGCTCTAGCTCGCCCGACGGCAGTCCTGGCTTCGATTTTTTGCGTCAGTTCTTGCCTCATTCGAGCTCGCGCGCAAATAATTTGAACTTCCTTAATTCACATGAAAGGCGTAGACTCATTGTTGGATTATCCAGACTGATAAAGCGAAGACAAGGATACACTTTGAAGGCCTTTTTCGGTACATTTTGCCCCTTTTTCCTGGCGAAGATATTGAAGAATTTGCAATCCCGCCATACTGCTTTTGCATTCTTCAAGCTTGTGTTCCTAGGCGATTCTGACGAGGAAGTCCGCTCGTGTTGCGTGGCTGCGCATATTTTGGCAGCTGAGGATATCCGTCTCCTTGCGCAGGATATTACTTCGTGGGTGATCAGTAGAATTGGGTCGTGTAGGAGTAAGGAATTGGTAGAGTTTATGTGGGAGAAGCACCACCTTTATGAAACTGATTTCTCTGTTCTTGATACGCTTATGCGGGCATTTCTGAATGTGGGGATGATTGAGGAGGCGGTAAGGATTCTGAGTAGGATGAGGGAAATGAACCTGATGCCTAGCGAATCTGCAATGGTTATTCTTTTGAAGTCTTTGCTTAGAGTAGGTGATTTCAGTAATCTATGGAAATTGTTTAGAGACATGATTTCTAGGGGACCTTTTCCTTCAGATAAATCTGTAAATGTAGTGCTTCTTGGGTTTTGTAGGAAAGGGCATGTTACAATAGCTGAAAATTTGTGTCACGTGATGGGAAAATTTGGTTTCAAACCTGATGTTTATTCTTACAACATTTTGATTGGTGCATATTGCACTGGCGGAAGGGCATTAGTAGCAATAAACTGGGTGTATCTTATGATTGGGAGAGGTTGTAGACCTAGCAATGTTACGTTTAATACTGTCATCAGCGCCTTGTGTAAAGATGGCAATGTGGCAAGAGCAAGACAATTTTTCGACAGTGTTCCCGAGATGGGTCTTTCTAGAAATACTTTCATGTATAACTCTCTCATGGATGGGTATGTTAAATCAGGGGACATTCTTCAGGCAAATATGCTTTATGAAGAAATGCGAAGCAATGGTATATCTCCTGATTGTGTCACCTTTAATATTCTGGTTGGTGGTAATTACAAGTACGGAAGGGAAGAGTATGGTGATAGATTGTTCAAGGATATGCTTGCGTCTAACTTGCTTCCCAAGAGTTCCCTCTATGATATAACGGTTGCAGGAATGTGTTGGACTGGTCAAATAGATGAGGCTGAGGAACTTCTGAGGGATATACTTGAGAAAGGAGAACCTGTAAACTTGACTGCATTTAATACAGTTATTGCTTCTTATGGTAGGGTTGGGATGCATGATAAAGCCCATGAGATTTATCAGTTAATGATGAGATTTGGTCTGTCACCTTCTTCATCCACATCCAGctctcttcttttgggtttgTCAAAGAAAGGAAGGTTGCGAGAAGCCAAAGGTCTTTTGTATGATATGATGGAAAGGGGTTTCCCAGTCAACAAAATGGGCTTTACAGTTCTCTTGGATGGATATTTGAAAGTAGGGGACATAACTCAGGCTCAGAGTTTGTGGGATGAGATGGAACTCAGGGGTATATCTCCTGATGCTATTGCCTTCTCAGCCTATATCAATGGACTATCAAAAGCAGGTTTTGTGGAGGAGGCATATGAAATTTTTCAGGAAATGTTAAGGAAAGAATTAGTTCCAAACAGTTATATTTACAGCGCTTTGATTAGTGGTTTTTGTGACTGTGGGAAGCTAAAACAAGCAGTGACgttggagagagaaatgaggCAAAAGGGTCTTCTTCCGGATGTCTTTACTTCCAATGCTATCATTGATGGTTACTGCAAACATGGAAAACTGAAGTCTGCCATGGATGCATATATCGATATGCATCGAATTGGGTTAACCCCTGATATAGTCACATATAACACTTTGATAAATGGGTATTGCAAAGCATTTGACATGGCTATGGCTGATAAATTCATGAATGAGATCTATGCCAGTGGGTGGAATCCAGATATTACAACGTTTAATATAAGAATCCACGGTTTTTGCTGTAGCAGGAAAATGAGTAGAGCTGTGATGACACTGGATGAGCTTGCTGCAGCAGGTGTTGCTCCAAATATAGTCACATATAACACAATGATGAATGGCATTTGCAGGGACATGCTAGATCGTGCATTGATTGTTACTGCTAAACTGATTAAGATGGCTTTCATTCCAAATGTGGTTACGGTAAATATATTGCTGTCACAATTTTTTAAGCAGGGAATGCCTGAGAGAACCTTATGGTGGGGGCAGAAATTGAGTGAAATTCCATTCTGCTTTGATGAGGTTTCCAATAGAATTATTGAGAGAGCCTATGAGAGCATGCAGAATAGTGCTGAGCTGTTCCGTGGTGCCTCTGAAAAGAGACTCTTTTTGGATTCCTTGATGTACATTACTTACGACTATATGTATAGAAATAGACAGTTAAGTGAACCGAGTCATAGTGCAATATACCTTTATGAATAA
- the LOC115726570 gene encoding probable serine/threonine-protein kinase PBL19, producing the protein MECFYYFKNKSKPKERRSAPELERESNNSATTADRVAKSSCSATSPRGIPELYEEKAHNLLVFSFSELKQATNGFSRLLKIGEGGFGCVYKGSIKPVDRTGEPIQVAIKKLNRDGLQGHKQWIAEVQFLGIVEHANLVKLIGYCSEDSERGRQHLLAYEFMPNKSLEDHLFNTAYAALSWQARLSIILGAAQGLAYLHEGLEVQVIHRDFKASNVLLDEDFKPKLSDFGLARVGPTHDHTHVSTAVVGTYGYAAPDYIETGHLTTKSDVWSFGVVLYEVLTGRRSLERNRPRAEQKLLEWVKQHPANSRKFSSIIDPRLEDQYSISAARKIAKLADSCLLKSSKDRPKMSQVVHSLREIIQVSGAGDDASQAADRSFEFSENEPGDSESNPGQTGRTSESWKRRMAHLAKLGEHVEGASRRRFLIMQRTRVQ; encoded by the exons ATGGAGTGCTTCTACTACTTCAAGAACAAATCGAAACCCAAGGAACGGAGATCGGCACCGGAGTTGGAGAGGGAATCGAACAATTCAGCCACCACCGCCGATCGTGTCGCTAAGTCCTCGTGCTCAGCTACTTCGCCTCGCGGTATACCGGAACTCTATGAGGAGAAGGCCCACAATTTGCTGGTGTTTTCTTTCTCGGAGCTCAAGCAAGCAACGAATGGTTTTAGCAGGCTTCTTAAGATTGGAGAAGGTGGATTTGGGTGTGTTTATAAAGGTTCCATTAAGCCTGTTGACAGAACGGGCGAGCCGATCCAGGTTGCCATTAAGAAGCTTAACAGGGATGGGTTGCAG GGTCACAAACAATGGATTGCAGAAGTTCAATTTCTCGGCATTGTGGAGCATGCAAACCTTGTCAAACTCATAGGATATTGTTCTGAAGACAGCGAACGAGGAAGGCAGCACCTTCTAGCGTACGAGTTTATGCCAAACAAAAGCTTGGAAGATCATCTATTTAATACAGCATATGCTGCTCTTTCATGGCAAGCTAGATTGAGCATAATACTAGGAGCAGCTCAAGGTTTGGCTTATCTTCACGAAGGATTGGAAGTTCAG GTGATACACAGAGATTTCAAGGCCTCGAATGTATTATTGGATGAGGACTTCAAACCAAAGCTTTCAGACTTCGGGCTTGCACGAGTGGGACCCACACATGACCATACTCATGTTTCAACTGCT GTGGTAGGAACATATGGATATGCTGCTCCTGATTACATCGAGACTGGTCACTTGACAACTAAAAGCGATGTGTGGAgtttcggcgtcgttttgtatgAAGTGCTAACTGGAAGGCGATCACTGGAGAGGAACCGTCCGAGAGCTGAACAAAAACTTTTGGAATGGGTGAAACAGCATCCTGCTAATAGCAGGAAATTCAGCTCAATAATTGATCCCCGACTCGAGGATCAGTACTCAATCAGTGCGGCTCGCAAGATTGCTAAATTAGCAGACAGTTGCTTGTTAAAGAGTTCAAAAGATCGGCCGAAGATGAGTCAAGTGGTGCATAGTTTGCGGGAGATAATACAGGTTTCGGGTGCCGGAGATGATGCAAGTCAGGCAGCGGATAGGAGCTTCGAGTTTAGTGAGAATGAACCGGGCGACTCTGAATCAAACCCTGGTCAAACTGGAAGAACTTCTGAGTCATGGAAAAGGCGAATGGCCCATTTAGCTAAATTGGGAGAGCATGTCGAGGGCGCGAGCAGGAGAAGATTTCTGATCATGCAGAGGACAAGAGTGCAATAA